The following coding sequences lie in one Niabella agricola genomic window:
- the traN gene encoding conjugative transposon protein TraN produces MQAILKSFFFVFLLAAGVSSLAQTAPFYQQAMQEPYHLYVNDLKTTVLIFPAAIAANGVDRGTGDILAKTITGVDNILKVKGATASFPQTNLTVVTTDGRVYAFNVDYSATPDEKPIDLGKQRAEEAAQALFKSRKLNDEQVGALAKVVASTQPFLKTPKEKSFKMRARLEGIYTAEDVVFYRVALENYSPIDYDLDFARFYVRDKKRLKRTAEQEQELTPLLIHKELGNTTVAHSKQVLVFAFSKFTVANKKNFIIQLFEQSGDRHLQLNINGYDIVKARPLKQ; encoded by the coding sequence ATGCAAGCAATACTAAAGTCGTTTTTCTTTGTGTTTTTACTGGCAGCAGGCGTCAGCTCCCTTGCGCAGACTGCGCCATTTTATCAGCAGGCCATGCAGGAGCCATATCATTTGTATGTGAATGATCTGAAAACAACCGTGCTCATCTTTCCCGCAGCGATCGCGGCCAATGGTGTTGACCGGGGTACTGGTGATATCCTGGCAAAAACAATTACCGGAGTGGACAACATCTTGAAGGTGAAGGGCGCAACAGCATCCTTCCCGCAAACAAACCTGACAGTTGTAACAACTGACGGTCGGGTATATGCATTCAACGTTGACTATAGTGCTACACCGGACGAAAAGCCGATTGACTTGGGAAAGCAGCGTGCGGAGGAAGCAGCGCAAGCTCTTTTTAAATCCCGTAAGCTCAACGATGAGCAGGTAGGTGCATTGGCGAAAGTGGTGGCCAGCACACAACCATTCCTGAAAACGCCGAAAGAGAAATCTTTCAAAATGCGTGCGCGGCTCGAAGGAATATATACAGCTGAAGATGTCGTTTTTTACCGCGTCGCGCTCGAGAATTATTCCCCGATTGATTACGACCTGGATTTTGCAAGATTTTATGTACGCGATAAAAAACGCCTGAAACGGACAGCGGAGCAGGAACAGGAATTGACCCCCTTGCTGATTCATAAGGAACTTGGGAATACCACCGTAGCGCACTCGAAGCAAGTGCTGGTTTTTGCCTTTTCCAAATTTACGGTTGCCAATAAGAAGAATTTTATCATACAGCTGTTCGAGCAGTCCGGAGACCGGCACCTGCAATTGAACATCAATGGGTACGATATAGTGAAGGCCCGGCCGTTGAAACAATAG
- the traM gene encoding conjugative transposon protein TraM, protein MDEQFKRKRKLLAVLPVIGLPFITLLFWALGGGSSSQEGKPAAAGGGLNTKLPEARLEEGNPDKLSLYDQALKDSLEREEARNADPYGRYGQTAFADSLHFADSLNALLPGTYGIYSNGGTQRGTDQTEARLRSRLAELERQLQDEGAGHSFDHEPEYDPPLNLDALQASFQAGNVPSAAGEPDAELDKINSMLEKVMDIQNPGRVSEKLKAESEKHRGQVYSVTAPPANANADFFGGEVGGRRSRTGTDSSNTAAKVVTAAFYELTDDVVMDNEANKAIPAVVHETQTLVSGSTVKMRLVEDVYINGVLIPKGSYVFGACQLEGERMNIEVKAFRSKNSLFPVSLTVYDMDGIAGIKIPGAIGRDATKQGADQAIQSLDFYTIDQSIGAQAASAGIQTAKSLFGRKTKLVRATVKAGYPVLLMDLNKRDQ, encoded by the coding sequence ATGGACGAACAATTTAAACGAAAACGCAAGCTCCTGGCTGTACTGCCGGTGATAGGGCTGCCTTTTATTACGCTTCTGTTTTGGGCGTTAGGTGGTGGCAGTAGTAGCCAAGAAGGTAAACCAGCCGCAGCCGGAGGCGGCTTGAACACGAAGCTACCGGAGGCTCGCCTGGAAGAGGGCAATCCGGATAAGCTCAGCCTGTATGACCAGGCGCTAAAAGACTCTTTGGAACGGGAGGAAGCGAGAAACGCAGATCCTTATGGCAGGTATGGGCAAACGGCCTTTGCGGACAGCCTGCATTTTGCCGACTCTTTAAATGCACTGCTACCCGGCACATATGGTATTTATAGTAATGGTGGTACGCAACGGGGAACAGACCAGACGGAGGCAAGGCTGCGCAGCCGGCTTGCTGAGCTGGAGCGCCAGCTACAGGACGAGGGCGCTGGCCACTCCTTCGACCATGAACCGGAATACGATCCTCCGCTGAACCTGGATGCATTACAGGCTTCATTCCAGGCTGGCAATGTGCCTTCAGCCGCCGGTGAACCCGATGCTGAGTTAGATAAGATCAATTCTATGCTTGAAAAGGTAATGGATATCCAGAACCCTGGCCGGGTCAGCGAAAAATTAAAGGCCGAATCTGAGAAGCACCGGGGGCAGGTGTATTCAGTAACTGCGCCGCCAGCAAACGCCAATGCGGATTTTTTTGGCGGTGAGGTAGGAGGCAGGAGAAGCAGAACAGGTACAGATAGCAGCAACACCGCTGCAAAGGTAGTCACTGCTGCATTTTATGAGCTGACCGATGATGTGGTGATGGACAACGAAGCTAATAAAGCGATTCCCGCGGTGGTGCATGAAACGCAGACACTGGTGTCGGGTTCAACGGTAAAGATGCGGCTGGTTGAGGATGTGTATATCAATGGCGTGCTCATCCCAAAAGGCTCTTATGTTTTTGGCGCCTGTCAACTGGAAGGAGAGCGAATGAATATTGAAGTGAAGGCATTTCGTTCTAAAAATTCCCTGTTTCCTGTTTCCCTTACAGTGTACGACATGGACGGTATCGCTGGTATCAAAATCCCCGGAGCGATTGGGCGTGACGCGACGAAGCAAGGGGCGGACCAGGCAATTCAATCTTTGGATTTCTACACGATAGATCAGAGCATTGGCGCACAGGCGGCCAGCGCGGGTATCCAGACAGCAAAATCGCTGTTCGGTCGCAAAACAAAATTGGTCAGGGCCACGGTTAAGGCTGGATATCCGGTGCTGCTGATGGACCTCAATAAACGGGATCAATAG
- the traK gene encoding conjugative transposon protein TraK has product MLHQLKNIESAFRHIKTFSLVLIVAVTGVCCSTVYWCITEVDKVQQRVYILSNGRLLEATAANRRDNLGIELKDHIKMFHFYFFTLSPDEALIKSQLTKALYLADGSAKSQYDNLKENGYYANLVAGNVNQRIEVDSISVDINDQPYRFRYYAKLFITRSTSIVTRSVITEGVVRDGLQPSENNLHGFLIERWNTIENRDINVQTR; this is encoded by the coding sequence ATGTTACATCAGCTAAAAAATATAGAGTCCGCCTTCCGGCATATCAAGACCTTCTCATTGGTGTTGATTGTAGCAGTGACCGGTGTCTGTTGCAGTACGGTTTACTGGTGTATTACGGAAGTAGACAAGGTACAGCAGCGGGTATATATCCTGAGCAATGGAAGGCTGCTTGAGGCTACCGCCGCTAACCGTAGAGATAATCTTGGCATAGAATTGAAAGACCATATCAAAATGTTTCATTTCTATTTTTTTACACTTTCGCCGGATGAAGCGCTGATAAAAAGCCAGCTGACCAAAGCGCTTTACCTTGCTGACGGGTCAGCCAAATCTCAATATGATAATCTTAAAGAGAACGGTTACTACGCCAATCTGGTTGCGGGTAATGTTAACCAACGTATAGAGGTGGACAGTATATCAGTAGATATTAATGATCAACCCTATCGATTCCGCTATTATGCAAAGCTGTTTATTACGCGTTCCACTTCGATTGTGACCCGCTCTGTTATCACCGAAGGTGTCGTCCGCGATGGCTTGCAGCCTTCGGAGAATAACCTGCACGGATTCCTGATCGAACGTTGGAATACCATTGAGAACAGGGATATAAATGTGCAGACCCGTTGA
- the traJ gene encoding conjugative transposon protein TraJ produces the protein MKHTCKIAGLLLVFFVGLPKLVFAQGLASEIGGLHAVLDQLYNEMIPICGRMIGVGRAVAGMGAMFYVAYRVWGHIARAEAIDFYPLFRPFALGLVLTLYMPMINMFNSILEPTVSVTGDMVETSNNSIKSLLEEKQRRLKDTDEWKMYVGENSEGDRDAWYKYTHPGDNDGEGMFEEIGNDVRFAMSKAFYNFKNSIKVWMSEILQVIFQAAALCIDALRTFQLVILVILGPLVIGLAVYDGFQQSLVQWIARYINIFLWLPIANIFGTVIGKIQEGMLKLDLKEIAEQGSTSFFSTTDTAYLIFLVIGIVGYFTVPSVANYVVHAHGGNGLLSKTNAIVMRGTSVLDPRR, from the coding sequence ATGAAACATACCTGTAAAATAGCCGGGCTGCTCCTGGTATTTTTTGTCGGATTGCCCAAACTGGTATTTGCACAGGGGCTTGCCAGTGAAATCGGTGGGTTGCACGCGGTACTTGACCAGCTGTATAATGAAATGATCCCGATATGTGGCCGCATGATTGGTGTGGGACGGGCCGTCGCCGGAATGGGTGCCATGTTTTATGTCGCATACCGTGTGTGGGGCCATATTGCACGGGCGGAGGCGATCGATTTCTATCCGCTGTTCCGCCCTTTTGCCCTGGGCCTGGTGCTAACCCTGTATATGCCCATGATCAACATGTTCAATTCGATATTAGAGCCAACGGTTTCCGTAACCGGTGATATGGTGGAGACCTCCAATAATTCCATAAAGTCCTTACTCGAAGAAAAACAACGCCGGTTAAAGGATACGGATGAATGGAAAATGTATGTAGGCGAGAATAGTGAGGGGGATCGGGATGCATGGTATAAATATACTCACCCCGGTGATAACGATGGCGAAGGCATGTTCGAGGAGATCGGTAATGACGTGCGCTTCGCAATGTCGAAGGCATTCTACAATTTCAAAAATTCTATTAAAGTATGGATGAGCGAAATTTTGCAGGTGATCTTCCAGGCTGCTGCTCTTTGTATCGACGCACTGCGGACCTTCCAGCTGGTGATACTGGTTATTCTTGGGCCCCTGGTTATTGGCCTCGCGGTATATGACGGTTTCCAGCAGTCGCTTGTCCAATGGATAGCGCGGTATATAAACATTTTTTTGTGGTTGCCGATCGCCAACATTTTCGGTACCGTTATCGGAAAAATACAGGAGGGTATGCTTAAGCTGGATCTGAAGGAAATTGCAGAACAAGGATCCACTTCTTTTTTCAGTACAACGGATACAGCGTATTTGATTTTCCTTGTAATAGGTATCGTCGGCTATTTCACCGTTCCGTCAGTAGCTAACTATGTGGTACATGCGCACGGCGGTAATGGCTTGCTATCGAAAACAAATGCGATCGTTATGCGTGGTACTTCAGTTTTGGACCCCAGGAGATAG
- a CDS encoding TerB family tellurite resistance protein, with translation MTYRKFIICLALVGFLFVQCPQAVAQVAEAQQLALNIQKLAQFRKILKNMYDAYRILSQGYNKVKDITSGNYNIHQVFLDGLMAVSPSVRNYKRIPDIIRNQASIVKEYRRSFNYFRESGVFSTAELTYLGNVYDNLLDRSVGNVNELTMILTAGSLRMSDDERLTAIDRLADETSEQLSFLRSFNNKTGVFARERLKGKAETKTIENFYNIKD, from the coding sequence ATGACGTACCGGAAGTTTATTATTTGTCTCGCGCTGGTTGGATTTCTATTTGTGCAGTGCCCGCAGGCGGTTGCGCAGGTTGCCGAGGCGCAGCAGCTGGCATTGAATATTCAGAAGCTGGCACAGTTCAGGAAGATCCTGAAAAATATGTATGATGCTTACCGCATCCTCAGTCAGGGCTACAACAAGGTAAAAGACATTACAAGCGGTAATTACAATATACACCAGGTCTTCCTGGACGGTCTGATGGCGGTCAGTCCATCTGTGCGTAATTATAAACGTATTCCAGATATTATCCGTAATCAGGCGAGCATTGTAAAGGAGTACCGGCGGTCTTTTAATTATTTCCGGGAGTCAGGTGTGTTTAGTACGGCTGAGTTAACCTATTTGGGAAATGTGTATGATAACCTGCTGGACAGAAGCGTGGGTAATGTAAACGAGCTGACGATGATCCTTACTGCGGGAAGCTTGCGCATGTCTGATGATGAACGGCTTACTGCCATTGACCGGCTGGCAGACGAGACGAGCGAGCAGCTTTCCTTTTTACGCTCTTTCAATAACAAGACCGGGGTTTTCGCCCGCGAGCGGCTGAAAGGGAAAGCTGAGACAAAGACCATCGAAAATTTTTACAACATCAAAGACTAA
- a CDS encoding conjugal transfer protein TraI: MKKLMISMLLGITLVLAPTQKSHAIVWVVVKEAIKKALKAADLAIQRLQNKTIGLQNAQKQIENTMSKLKLKQISEWAEKQKKLFEKYYDELAKVKNTIATYKKARQIIEGQLALVEEYKRAWGLLRQDKHFSPEELAYMYRVYAGILESSLKNVEQLYMVISSYKTTMTDGKRLELISATAGQLEGTYSDLKKFNNQNFLMSLARSRDAADADMIRKLYGLQ, translated from the coding sequence ATGAAAAAGCTAATGATTTCCATGTTGCTGGGCATTACCCTGGTACTCGCACCTACTCAGAAAAGTCATGCGATTGTCTGGGTGGTGGTCAAGGAGGCGATAAAGAAAGCGCTCAAAGCGGCGGACCTGGCGATACAGCGTTTGCAGAACAAAACGATCGGGCTTCAGAATGCACAAAAGCAGATTGAGAATACGATGTCAAAACTGAAGCTCAAGCAGATTTCGGAGTGGGCAGAAAAACAAAAGAAGCTGTTTGAAAAATATTATGACGAGCTGGCTAAAGTTAAAAATACCATAGCCACCTATAAAAAAGCGCGACAGATCATTGAGGGCCAGCTGGCATTGGTGGAGGAGTACAAGCGGGCATGGGGTCTGCTCCGGCAGGACAAGCATTTTTCGCCCGAAGAGCTTGCATACATGTACAGGGTTTACGCCGGAATCCTGGAAAGCAGCCTTAAAAACGTGGAACAGCTTTATATGGTCATCAGCTCTTATAAAACTACGATGACAGACGGGAAGCGTCTCGAGCTCATCAGCGCCACGGCGGGGCAACTGGAGGGGACCTATTCGGACCTGAAAAAATTCAATAACCAGAATTTTCTCATGAGTCTGGCCCGATCCCGTGATGCTGCCGATGCGGATATGATCCGCAAGCTCTATGGGCTACAATAA
- a CDS encoding TraG family conjugative transposon ATPase gives MVRSYFEQGTHCVLVDVGHSYRGLCNLVNGYYFTYEEKNPIRFNPFFIADGDVLDTEKKESIKTLLLALWKKDNEVFKRSEYVALSNALSGYYDFLDTDRAVFPCFNSFYDYLKESFVDRLKADNVKDRDFDVDNFLYVLRPYYSGGEFDYLLNATENLDLLRQRFIVFELDNIKDHPILLSVVSLIVAELFISKMRKLKGVRKMILIEEAWKAIARDGMAEYIKYLFKTVRKFYGEAVVVTQEVDDIISSPVVKQAIINNSDCKILLDQSKYQNKFDQIQELLGLTEKEKTLILSINKANDPTKKYKEVFIGLGNQLSRVYRTEVSLEEYLTYSTEESEKVKVQQYAEKFGGNYRLGIAALARELRA, from the coding sequence ATGGTACGGAGCTATTTTGAACAAGGAACACATTGTGTACTGGTGGACGTCGGCCACAGTTACCGGGGGCTTTGCAATCTTGTCAACGGGTATTACTTTACTTATGAAGAGAAGAACCCGATCCGGTTCAACCCCTTTTTTATTGCTGATGGTGACGTACTGGATACCGAGAAGAAAGAGTCCATTAAGACCCTGCTCCTGGCATTGTGGAAAAAAGATAATGAAGTATTTAAACGGTCGGAATATGTCGCCTTGTCCAATGCCCTCAGCGGGTATTACGATTTTCTTGATACAGACCGCGCTGTGTTTCCCTGTTTCAACAGTTTCTATGATTACCTGAAGGAATCTTTTGTTGACAGACTGAAAGCGGATAACGTAAAGGATCGTGATTTTGATGTTGATAATTTTCTTTATGTTTTGCGGCCTTATTATTCAGGCGGCGAGTTTGACTATTTGCTTAACGCAACAGAGAACCTGGACCTGCTGCGGCAAAGATTTATAGTGTTCGAGTTGGATAATATTAAAGATCATCCCATACTTCTAAGTGTGGTCAGCCTGATCGTGGCAGAGCTGTTCATTTCGAAGATGCGCAAGCTCAAGGGAGTGCGTAAAATGATCCTTATTGAAGAGGCGTGGAAGGCGATCGCGAGAGACGGTATGGCCGAGTATATTAAGTATCTCTTCAAAACCGTACGAAAATTTTACGGCGAAGCCGTTGTTGTGACTCAGGAAGTAGACGATATTATTTCGTCGCCGGTGGTCAAGCAGGCGATCATTAATAACAGTGATTGCAAGATATTGCTGGACCAGTCCAAGTATCAGAACAAATTTGACCAGATTCAGGAGTTGTTGGGCCTTACAGAAAAAGAAAAGACACTTATTCTGTCCATTAATAAAGCCAACGATCCTACGAAAAAATACAAAGAAGTTTTCATCGGCTTGGGCAACCAGCTCAGCCGCGTCTACCGCACTGAAGTGTCACTGGAAGAATACCTTACATACAGTACGGAGGAATCGGAAAAAGTAAAGGTGCAGCAGTATGCAGAGAAATTCGGTGGTAACTATCGCCTAGGTATTGCCGCACTTGCACGGGAACTGCGGGCATAG
- a CDS encoding TraG family conjugative transposon ATPase, which produces MTTIFILLAVTAGFAWVLHLSEYKDMRKDLSSLLPLYKIENDLILSKQGDVTAVFELMLPEIFTLSNDQHEQLHQAWIKAIKILPRHSILHKQDYFFRDAYKADFDKDGFLSRSSEAFFNERPFLNHRCYLMLTRKMTGRKPSSSVMSNLLRKKITASGSVAPREMHEFLDVIGQFERVISDTGLVRFKRLKADAIAGDKNKAGLLESYLFLDGSNKTPNIKDIVFKPEWKIGENYMQLYTLAEAEDLPPTCSSNMHFDRYSSEHTRFSIGFASPLGLLLNCNHIYNQFIVVDDMQVTMKKLEAKRLRLQSLSAYSRENAIARDATSDFLNEAISEGRLPIKAHFNIQAWTDNPDELKDLRNAAASAITQINGQPKQETKGAAQLFWAGLPGNAADLPMNECFDSFAEQAACFLNMETNYRSSISPIGVRLGDRITGMPVHVDLSDEPMRQGVITNRNKFILGPSACRVAA; this is translated from the coding sequence ATGACTACTATATTTATCCTTTTGGCTGTTACGGCAGGGTTCGCCTGGGTGCTTCACCTGAGTGAATACAAAGACATGCGTAAAGATCTGTCTTCATTATTGCCGCTATATAAAATAGAGAACGACCTGATCCTTTCCAAGCAGGGAGATGTGACCGCTGTGTTCGAGCTTATGCTCCCGGAAATATTCACCCTTAGCAATGACCAGCATGAGCAACTGCACCAGGCTTGGATCAAGGCGATAAAAATACTGCCCAGGCACAGCATTCTGCATAAGCAGGATTACTTTTTCAGGGATGCTTATAAGGCTGACTTTGACAAGGACGGTTTTTTATCGAGGAGCAGTGAAGCCTTTTTCAATGAACGCCCGTTCCTGAATCATCGCTGCTACCTGATGCTTACAAGAAAAATGACCGGGCGCAAGCCGTCCAGTTCTGTAATGAGCAATCTGCTGCGAAAAAAGATAACCGCAAGCGGTTCTGTCGCTCCCAGGGAAATGCACGAGTTTCTGGATGTGATCGGGCAGTTTGAGCGGGTGATCAGCGATACGGGGCTTGTGCGATTCAAACGGCTGAAAGCTGATGCCATTGCCGGTGATAAAAACAAAGCCGGTCTGCTGGAATCGTACCTGTTCCTGGACGGCAGTAACAAAACACCGAACATTAAGGATATTGTATTTAAGCCGGAGTGGAAGATAGGTGAAAACTACATGCAGCTCTATACCTTGGCCGAAGCGGAGGATTTACCGCCAACCTGTTCGAGCAATATGCACTTTGATCGGTATAGCAGCGAACACACCCGGTTCAGCATTGGTTTCGCGTCTCCCCTCGGCTTGTTACTCAATTGCAATCATATATATAACCAGTTCATCGTTGTGGATGATATGCAAGTGACGATGAAGAAATTGGAGGCAAAGCGGCTGCGCCTGCAATCACTATCCGCCTATTCCCGTGAGAATGCCATAGCTCGCGATGCCACCAGCGACTTTTTAAATGAGGCAATTTCTGAAGGCCGCCTGCCCATAAAAGCCCACTTCAATATACAGGCTTGGACCGATAACCCAGATGAGCTAAAGGACCTGCGCAATGCTGCGGCATCGGCCATTACGCAAATAAACGGCCAGCCGAAACAGGAAACCAAGGGTGCGGCGCAGCTGTTCTGGGCGGGATTGCCCGGTAATGCTGCCGACCTGCCCATGAACGAATGCTTTGATTCGTTTGCGGAACAGGCTGCTTGTTTTCTCAATATGGAAACCAATTACCGAAGCTCAATCAGTCCGATTGGTGTGAGACTGGGAGACCGGATTACTGGTATGCCTGTGCATGTTGATCTTTCCGACGAGCCGATGAGACAGGGCGTTATTACTAATCGGAATAAATTCATTTTAGGGCCCTCGGCGTGCCGGGTCGCTGCCTAA
- a CDS encoding DUF4133 domain-containing protein produces MANSTYNINKGINKPIEFKGLKAQYIAYLAVGLVSLLLVFAILYLVGFSVYVILPLVGTGGAVMVNYLYKYSRRYGPHGLMKEAAYRQVPEALKSRRLYTILQSSKEIQ; encoded by the coding sequence ATGGCAAACAGCACCTATAATATAAACAAGGGGATCAACAAGCCCATTGAATTCAAGGGCCTGAAAGCGCAGTATATCGCATATCTCGCAGTAGGTCTGGTGAGCTTGCTCCTTGTTTTCGCTATTCTTTACCTGGTTGGCTTTTCGGTATACGTCATCCTGCCGCTGGTAGGTACAGGCGGTGCGGTAATGGTTAATTACCTGTATAAGTATTCGCGCAGATATGGGCCTCACGGCCTGATGAAAGAGGCCGCCTACCGGCAGGTGCCGGAGGCGCTGAAAAGCCGTAGGCTTTATACAATTCTACAATCCTCAAAGGAAATTCAATGA
- a CDS encoding DUF4134 domain-containing protein, with the protein MFSKRRYQQLFALLISNLIVLSLFAQDGNAGITKATNEVKGYFSTGTNLMYAVGAVVGLVGAVKVFNKWNSGDPDTNKVASAWFGSCIFLVVVATVLKSFFGV; encoded by the coding sequence ATGTTTTCAAAAAGAAGATATCAGCAGCTGTTTGCCTTGCTGATCAGCAATCTCATTGTCCTTTCTCTTTTTGCCCAGGACGGTAATGCCGGTATAACCAAAGCTACCAACGAGGTGAAGGGCTATTTCAGTACCGGCACGAATCTAATGTACGCTGTGGGCGCCGTGGTTGGGCTTGTGGGAGCGGTAAAAGTTTTCAACAAATGGAACAGTGGCGATCCGGATACTAACAAAGTGGCGAGCGCCTGGTTTGGCAGCTGCATATTCCTTGTGGTCGTGGCTACCGTTCTAAAATCCTTCTTCGGTGTATAA
- a CDS encoding RteC domain-containing protein — MIQSAIVLLRELEGKLSEVMQHRDVIASSERAIHLIEDYLHDLREIFQSPPVNRTEEIELYKNIGPRIYAHLIYFIRLYRIESALPGGNKKGRRKLFKEEQRVIERYFLANETIYRYFRSADSFRDNELFVFQKRLPVLYIDESVGLADNRLCTPTGLKFARFIAYERLLDYLVGVLNDNVTTAHRPAPRFNWTSNKIDLVELIYALCYGGAVNHGKLEVKELADFFSVNFGIELPNIYRSKQEMYSRKNTTTFLDFLKKKFRDGMDDADDRYNR, encoded by the coding sequence ATGATTCAGTCAGCTATTGTACTATTAAGAGAGCTTGAAGGAAAGCTTTCCGAAGTTATGCAACACCGAGATGTGATTGCTAGTTCGGAAAGAGCCATCCATCTTATTGAAGACTATCTTCATGATCTCCGCGAGATATTCCAAAGTCCTCCTGTTAACAGAACAGAGGAGATTGAATTGTATAAAAACATTGGTCCGCGTATTTACGCGCATCTGATCTACTTTATCCGGCTTTACCGGATTGAATCAGCTCTTCCTGGAGGAAACAAGAAAGGCCGGCGCAAGTTGTTTAAGGAGGAACAGAGGGTTATAGAACGGTATTTCCTTGCTAATGAAACCATTTATCGCTACTTCAGGTCGGCTGACTCATTTCGGGATAATGAACTTTTCGTTTTTCAGAAGAGACTTCCTGTTCTTTATATAGATGAGTCCGTCGGGCTTGCGGATAACCGGCTATGCACACCGACCGGATTGAAATTTGCCCGGTTCATAGCTTATGAGCGCTTATTGGATTACCTGGTGGGGGTACTGAATGATAATGTAACTACAGCACATAGGCCAGCGCCACGATTTAACTGGACATCCAATAAGATCGATCTGGTCGAGCTAATTTACGCATTGTGTTATGGGGGAGCGGTTAATCATGGTAAACTTGAAGTTAAGGAACTCGCGGATTTCTTTTCTGTGAATTTTGGGATTGAACTACCCAATATTTACCGGTCAAAACAGGAAATGTATTCCCGAAAAAATACGACCACATTTCTCGATTTTCTGAAAAAGAAGTTCCGAGATGGCATGGATGACGCAGACGATCGTTATAATAGATAA
- a CDS encoding sensor histidine kinase — MNNASELIILIVYGILLVILLVFFAIAFAVIQKQRLNNYRMKLQEVQQKTESDLLKLKLEIQEQAYRAVSREVHDNIGQVLGSVVLIMETELSKNKEERNDQIFEASITRIRSTIDNSRNLCHRLNGQQVERMGLVPSIKRELAYLSLNSSLQTAFVHPPEEQMPRLGNTQTLILFRIVQEAIHNILRHANAGMLTIKIALNESTKMMEMEITDDGVGFDSSLASKGMGLLTMKERAKLLGGILEVKTAVQKGSTVLLSLKI; from the coding sequence ATGAATAATGCGTCAGAACTAATCATCTTGATTGTATATGGCATTTTGCTGGTGATCCTGCTTGTTTTTTTTGCGATCGCATTTGCTGTCATTCAAAAACAGCGCTTGAACAATTACAGAATGAAGCTGCAGGAAGTCCAGCAGAAAACCGAAAGCGACCTATTAAAATTAAAGCTGGAAATACAAGAGCAGGCATACAGGGCGGTTTCAAGGGAAGTACATGATAATATCGGCCAGGTTTTAGGCAGTGTTGTTTTGATTATGGAAACAGAACTATCAAAAAACAAGGAAGAAAGAAATGACCAGATATTTGAAGCATCGATCACCCGCATCCGAAGCACGATTGATAACAGCCGTAACCTGTGCCACCGGCTTAACGGACAGCAGGTTGAGCGGATGGGCCTTGTCCCTTCCATAAAAAGAGAGCTAGCCTATCTTTCATTAAACAGTTCGCTGCAAACGGCATTTGTTCACCCACCGGAGGAACAGATGCCCAGGTTGGGCAATACGCAAACCCTGATACTCTTTCGCATTGTTCAGGAAGCCATTCATAATATCCTGCGTCATGCGAATGCCGGTATGCTCACAATCAAAATCGCGCTCAATGAAAGCACAAAAATGATGGAAATGGAAATTACGGATGATGGCGTTGGATTTGACAGCTCACTTGCCTCTAAAGGAATGGGACTCCTTACCATGAAGGAACGGGCCAAATTACTGGGTGGCATCCTGGAGGTGAAAACAGCTGTACAAAAGGGCAGTACTGTATTATTATCACTGAAAATTTAA